A section of the Deltaproteobacteria bacterium genome encodes:
- a CDS encoding nuclear transport factor 2 family protein, with amino-acid sequence MKHSPELKAVMLRYYEAMSQGDVGFMDRILSSQGEVLMIGTDPNEWWVDPATINQTLKAQARAGIKVLSGDLLAYREGTVGWVADRGKFVLPDGTEAPFRWTAVFHQEGDEWRLVQGHASIGVPNVETLGKDLNA; translated from the coding sequence ATGAAACACTCTCCCGAACTTAAGGCAGTCATGCTGCGCTACTATGAGGCGATGTCACAAGGCGACGTCGGCTTCATGGATCGGATTCTTTCCAGTCAAGGCGAAGTCCTCATGATCGGCACGGATCCAAACGAATGGTGGGTCGACCCTGCCACCATCAATCAGACGCTCAAAGCTCAGGCCCGGGCCGGGATTAAGGTGCTCTCCGGCGATCTTTTGGCCTATCGCGAGGGGACAGTCGGTTGGGTCGCGGATCGCGGAAAATTCGTCTTGCCAGATGGCACTGAGGCACCTTTTCGTTGGACCGCCGTCTTTCATCAAGAAGGGGATGAATGGAGGTTGGTGCAAGGGCATGCCTCCATAGGGGTGCCGAATGTCGAGACGCTCGGCAAGGATCTCAATGCTTAA
- a CDS encoding ABC transporter substrate-binding protein, with translation METIMRVTSSNSPFGLNHSNVLLLLLGAACLAFFAALASCSGTSTADGPTDNLRVGVLLDANNQTYPIGKIAITAIELAAEDFNRYMKENGHTRQIELFVEDTQGDPQVAAEKIQGFAWAGIVPVFTGTSAEILAVSDYAQQNNHLLLSGYSTAPSLAKKDNRLFRFCLNDVKQAKGLVRLAKESNLESLVLVYRDDVYGNDLKTYVREIGEQYGLDIDDGVKYSPDETDFTAVAGRIEQKVIQKKVENPPDSVAVLLIALNEVTGIFQAADGNAQLESVRWIGAVGVEPDATVFAETGTLEFAERVGFTVCDFGIEMAAIKKPFRHVPAKLQEKSGMAQIPATAYMYYDAMWVLAESWLSIARMDSDLLEKNIYFQADTTLVCTVDIGMDEFGDREWGQYQFYTIQGGEFEAVALILFYDWAVDGEFVWL, from the coding sequence GTGGAGACGATTATGCGCGTGACCTCATCGAACAGCCCTTTTGGATTGAATCATTCAAACGTCCTATTACTGCTTCTTGGCGCTGCATGCCTTGCATTTTTTGCTGCTTTGGCTTCTTGCTCAGGGACGTCCACTGCAGACGGTCCGACCGACAATCTGCGCGTCGGCGTCTTGCTGGATGCAAACAATCAAACCTATCCCATCGGCAAGATTGCCATCACCGCCATTGAACTGGCTGCTGAAGACTTCAACCGGTACATGAAGGAAAACGGCCATACAAGACAGATAGAACTGTTTGTGGAGGATACACAGGGCGACCCTCAGGTTGCAGCGGAGAAAATACAGGGATTTGCGTGGGCCGGCATTGTGCCCGTTTTTACCGGAACCAGCGCGGAAATCCTGGCGGTCTCCGATTATGCCCAACAAAACAACCATTTGCTGCTATCCGGCTACAGCACGGCCCCCTCGTTAGCCAAAAAGGACAATCGGTTGTTCAGGTTTTGTTTGAACGATGTCAAACAGGCTAAAGGGCTGGTCCGTCTGGCGAAGGAATCCAACCTTGAGAGTCTGGTGCTGGTGTATCGGGACGATGTTTACGGCAATGATCTTAAAACCTATGTGAGGGAGATTGGGGAGCAATATGGGCTGGATATTGACGACGGAGTGAAGTACAGCCCCGATGAAACAGACTTTACGGCTGTTGCGGGCAGAATTGAACAAAAGGTGATACAAAAAAAAGTCGAAAACCCTCCTGACAGTGTGGCCGTGCTCCTGATTGCGCTGAACGAGGTTACGGGGATCTTTCAAGCAGCCGATGGAAACGCGCAGCTGGAATCGGTGAGATGGATCGGCGCAGTGGGAGTGGAACCCGACGCAACGGTTTTTGCAGAGACCGGCACCCTGGAGTTTGCAGAAAGGGTGGGTTTCACAGTGTGCGATTTTGGAATAGAGATGGCCGCAATTAAAAAACCATTCAGGCATGTTCCGGCCAAATTGCAGGAAAAATCCGGGATGGCGCAAATTCCGGCCACGGCCTATATGTATTACGACGCCATGTGGGTACTGGCCGAATCGTGGTTAAGCATTGCCCGAATGGATAGCGATTTGTTAGAGAAAAATATTTATTTTCAGGCCGATACAACCCTGGTCTGCACGGTCGATATAGGGATGGATGAATTTGGAGATAGAGAGTGGGGCCAATATCAATTCTACACCATTCAGGGTGGAGAGTTCGAAGCGGTGGCACTTATTCTCTTTTATGACTGGGCTGTTGATGGGGAATTTGTATGGTTATAA
- a CDS encoding putative addiction module antidote protein, which translates to MKKLTEKYEYHLKKDLHDPVEAAEYLNAALEDGSQEVFLMALKDVADAKGISEIARKTKLNRENFYRILSTQGNPKLKSLNSVLHSVGLKLSVEVENQL; encoded by the coding sequence ATGAAAAAATTAACAGAAAAATATGAATATCACCTCAAAAAAGATCTTCACGATCCTGTTGAGGCCGCGGAATACTTGAATGCAGCACTGGAAGACGGTTCCCAAGAAGTTTTTTTAATGGCTTTAAAAGACGTTGCGGACGCAAAGGGTATTTCTGAAATAGCCCGCAAAACAAAACTTAATCGAGAAAATTTTTACCGTATTCTTTCAACACAAGGCAATCCGAAATTAAAAAGTTTGAATTCCGTCCTGCATAGTGTTGGTTTGAAATTGTCTGTTGAAGTAGAAAATCAGTTATAA
- a CDS encoding hydrolase, whose translation MGKAFKYSRLSKDDAACLLIDHQSGLISLVQDFSPGEFKNNVLALADVAKFFELPTILTTSFEDGPNGPIVPELRQAFPDSPFIARPGQINAWDNEDFVRAIEQTGRNQLIIAGVVTDVCVAFPALSAIEAGYEVFVVTDASGTFNDTVRHAAWMRMAQAGVQLMNWFSVACELHRDWRNDVEGLGNLLSEHIPNYRNLITSYTAKG comes from the coding sequence ATGGGCAAAGCATTTAAGTACTCACGTCTTTCAAAGGACGATGCCGCCTGTTTGCTCATAGATCACCAATCAGGCCTGATCTCCCTGGTACAGGATTTCTCGCCCGGCGAGTTTAAAAACAATGTGCTGGCCTTGGCAGATGTCGCCAAATTCTTCGAGCTTCCGACAATCCTGACAACCAGTTTTGAAGACGGCCCGAACGGCCCTATTGTTCCTGAATTGAGGCAAGCGTTCCCCGATTCGCCTTTCATAGCCCGTCCGGGCCAAATCAACGCGTGGGATAATGAGGACTTCGTGAGAGCGATTGAGCAAACCGGTCGTAACCAGCTTATCATTGCCGGCGTTGTCACGGATGTTTGCGTGGCGTTTCCCGCCCTTTCTGCTATAGAGGCGGGTTATGAGGTTTTCGTGGTCACCGATGCATCCGGGACATTCAACGACACGGTACGTCATGCCGCTTGGATGCGGATGGCTCAAGCGGGCGTCCAACTGATGAACTGGTTTAGTGTGGCGTGCGAGTTGCACCGGGACTGGCGAAACGACGTCGAAGGTTTAGGCAATCTGCTTTCCGAACACATTCCCAATTACCGGAATCTCATCACCAGCTATACGGCAAAAGGTTAA
- a CDS encoding PAS domain-containing protein: MSKDVFIYRIDSTDTIVSVSDNWSTFADANAWGSSLRPEDVVGHKLWDFIQDRETRHLYRELFRRVRGGIPSRTIPFRCDSPSERRYLELLIEALPDEQIEITSKLLQTKPRSPISLFNADTSRSTDFVTLCSMCKKMKVSPGQWSEIEEGLAHLRIFEADKMPQLTHGLCHSCYQLAMGELNDFRTPNKAIDSDKE, encoded by the coding sequence ATGAGCAAAGATGTCTTCATTTACCGAATTGACAGCACCGATACCATCGTCAGCGTCAGCGACAATTGGTCTACCTTCGCAGATGCCAACGCTTGGGGCAGTTCCCTACGGCCGGAAGATGTGGTTGGACACAAGCTGTGGGACTTCATTCAAGACCGCGAAACAAGGCACTTATATCGAGAGTTGTTTAGACGGGTAAGAGGGGGCATTCCTTCACGGACTATTCCCTTCCGGTGTGATTCTCCCAGTGAACGAAGATACCTTGAGCTCCTTATCGAGGCCCTACCAGATGAACAGATCGAAATCACAAGCAAGCTTCTCCAAACGAAGCCCAGGAGCCCCATCAGTCTGTTTAACGCGGACACATCGAGATCAACGGATTTCGTCACGTTATGCAGCATGTGCAAGAAGATGAAAGTTTCACCGGGACAATGGAGCGAGATTGAAGAGGGCTTGGCTCATCTCAGGATCTTCGAGGCCGATAAGATGCCCCAATTGACTCACGGACTGTGCCACTCATGTTATCAATTAGCAATGGGAGAGCTGAATGACTTCCGAACACCCAACAAAGCCATCGACAGCGACAAGGAATAG